In Pengzhenrongella sicca, a single genomic region encodes these proteins:
- the guaB gene encoding IMP dehydrogenase, with protein MTEHGATGSAHHDPFGLIGLTYDDVLLLPGESDVVPSEVDTTARLTRNIAVAVPLLSAAMDTVTEARMAIAMARQGGIGVLHRNLSIADQAHQVDLVKRSESGMITDPVTVGPDATLAELDALCGKYRVSGLPVIDESRTLLGIITNRDLRFVPQADFTRLRVREVMTPMPLITAPVGITRDDAAALLAKHKIEKLPLIDPAGRLAGLITVKDFVKTEQYPQATKDDEGRLRVGAGVGFFGDAWERATALVEAGVDIIVVDTAHGHAQAMLQMIRRLKSDPATRGIEVIGGNIATRAGAQALVDAGADGVKVGVGPGSICTTRVVAGVGVPQITAIYEAAKATKPAGVPLIGDGGLQYSGDIAKALVAGADTVMLGSLLAGCEESPGDLVFVNGKQYKHYRGMGSLGAMASRGRVSYSKDRYFQADVTNDEKIVPEGIEGQVPFRGPLRAVAHQLVGGLHQSMFYVGARTIAELQERGEFVRITPAGLKESHPHDIQMTIEAPNYSSR; from the coding sequence ATGACCGAGCATGGCGCCACCGGATCTGCCCACCACGACCCGTTCGGCCTCATCGGCCTCACGTACGACGACGTCCTGCTCCTGCCTGGGGAGAGCGATGTCGTGCCGTCCGAGGTGGACACGACCGCGCGGCTGACCCGGAACATCGCTGTCGCCGTCCCGCTGCTGTCCGCCGCGATGGACACGGTGACCGAGGCTCGGATGGCCATCGCGATGGCGCGCCAGGGCGGCATCGGCGTGCTGCACCGCAACCTGTCGATCGCGGACCAGGCGCACCAGGTCGACCTCGTGAAGCGGTCCGAGTCCGGCATGATCACCGACCCGGTCACGGTTGGCCCCGACGCGACGCTCGCCGAGCTCGACGCGCTGTGCGGCAAGTACCGCGTGTCGGGCCTGCCCGTCATCGACGAGAGCCGGACCCTGCTCGGCATCATCACCAACCGCGACCTGCGCTTCGTGCCCCAGGCCGACTTCACGCGCCTGCGGGTGCGCGAGGTCATGACGCCCATGCCGCTCATCACCGCGCCCGTCGGCATCACGCGCGACGACGCGGCGGCGCTGCTGGCCAAGCACAAGATCGAGAAGCTGCCGCTGATCGACCCGGCGGGCCGGCTCGCCGGGCTCATCACGGTCAAGGATTTCGTCAAGACCGAGCAGTACCCGCAGGCGACCAAGGACGACGAGGGTCGGCTGCGCGTCGGCGCCGGCGTCGGGTTCTTCGGGGACGCATGGGAGCGGGCGACGGCGCTGGTCGAGGCGGGCGTCGACATCATCGTCGTGGACACCGCCCACGGGCACGCCCAGGCGATGCTGCAGATGATCCGCCGGCTCAAGTCCGACCCGGCGACGCGCGGCATCGAGGTCATCGGCGGGAACATCGCGACCCGGGCGGGCGCGCAGGCGCTCGTGGACGCCGGCGCCGACGGCGTGAAGGTCGGCGTCGGCCCCGGCTCGATCTGCACGACCCGCGTCGTCGCCGGCGTCGGGGTGCCGCAGATCACCGCGATCTACGAGGCCGCGAAGGCGACGAAGCCGGCGGGCGTCCCGCTGATCGGCGACGGCGGCCTGCAGTACTCGGGCGACATCGCCAAGGCGCTCGTCGCGGGCGCGGACACCGTCATGCTCGGCTCGCTCCTGGCGGGCTGCGAGGAGAGCCCCGGCGACCTCGTGTTCGTCAACGGCAAGCAGTACAAGCACTACCGCGGCATGGGCTCGCTCGGCGCGATGGCGTCGCGCGGGCGCGTCTCGTACTCGAAGGACCGGTACTTCCAGGCGGACGTGACCAACGACGAGAAGATCGTGCCCGAGGGCATCGAGGGCCAGGTCCCGTTCCGCGGGCCGCTGCGCGCCGTCGCGCACCAGCTCGTGGGCGGGCTGCACCAGTCGATGTTCTACGTCGGCGCCCGCACGATCGCCGAGCTCCAGGAGCGCGGCGAGTTCGTGCGCATCACGCCCGCCGGGCTCAAGGAGTCCCACCCGCACGACATCCAGATGACGATCGAGGCGCCGAACTACAGCTCGCGCTGA
- a CDS encoding glutamate--cysteine ligase, with product MTPIPFASSGRSSVGLEWEIALVDKDSGDLRQVAQTVLDAVRPPGGGEHPNIRQELLLNTVEVVSGVCETVGAAGQDLQRAIDQVRTITDPLRVELMSAGTHPFARWAQQKVTDKQRYATLIDRTQWWGRQMLIYGVHVHVGIEDRDKVLPIQRAMLTCFAQLQSLSASSPFWGGRDTGYASNRALMFQQLPTAGLPFQFERWDQLESYVADMIHTGVIDEFDEIRWDIRPAPKFGTIEMRICDGATNLTEVTALAALTHCLVEHFSTMLDEGRELPTMPPWFAQENKWRSARYGMDAIIILDAAGNEELVTDAVGRMLVDLAPVAERLGCRAELDAVRIILKRGASYQRQRAVARRNAGELDAVVASLVAEMRAGRPL from the coding sequence GTGACCCCGATCCCGTTCGCGAGCTCGGGCCGGTCGAGCGTCGGGCTCGAGTGGGAGATCGCGCTCGTCGACAAGGACTCCGGTGACCTGCGCCAGGTCGCCCAGACGGTGCTCGACGCCGTCCGGCCGCCCGGCGGCGGCGAGCACCCGAACATTCGGCAGGAGCTGCTGCTGAACACGGTCGAGGTCGTCTCGGGCGTGTGCGAGACCGTCGGGGCCGCCGGGCAGGACCTGCAGCGCGCGATCGACCAGGTGCGCACGATCACCGACCCCCTGCGGGTCGAGCTCATGAGCGCCGGGACGCACCCGTTCGCGCGGTGGGCGCAGCAGAAGGTCACGGACAAGCAGCGGTACGCGACGCTCATCGACAGGACCCAGTGGTGGGGCCGCCAGATGCTCATCTACGGCGTGCACGTGCACGTCGGCATCGAGGACCGGGACAAGGTCCTGCCGATCCAGCGCGCCATGCTCACGTGCTTCGCGCAGCTGCAGTCGCTGTCGGCGTCGAGCCCGTTCTGGGGCGGCCGGGACACGGGCTACGCGTCGAACCGCGCGCTCATGTTCCAGCAACTGCCGACCGCGGGCCTGCCGTTCCAGTTCGAGCGCTGGGACCAGCTCGAGTCGTACGTCGCGGACATGATCCACACCGGCGTGATCGACGAGTTCGACGAGATCCGCTGGGACATCCGCCCGGCCCCCAAGTTCGGCACGATCGAGATGCGCATCTGCGACGGCGCGACGAACCTCACCGAGGTCACCGCGCTCGCCGCGCTCACGCACTGCCTGGTCGAGCACTTCTCGACGATGCTCGACGAGGGTCGCGAGCTGCCGACCATGCCGCCCTGGTTCGCCCAGGAGAACAAGTGGCGTTCCGCGCGCTACGGCATGGACGCGATCATCATCCTCGACGCCGCGGGCAACGAGGAGCTGGTGACCGACGCCGTCGGGCGCATGCTCGTCGACCTCGCGCCGGTCGCGGAGCGCCTCGGCTGCCGCGCCGAGCTCGACGCGGTCCGGATCATCCTCAAGCGCGGCGCGTCCTACCAGCGCCAGCGCGCCGTCGCGCGGCGCAACGCGGGCGAGCTCGACGCGGTGGTGGCGAGCCTGGTCGCGGAGATGCGGGCCGGCCGCCCGCTCTAG
- a CDS encoding malonic semialdehyde reductase, whose translation MSLDTVIAPDPADLSEVTRAPGELAVSPEVADLLFLDAHSVNTFTDTAVPDELVHAAYDLLRWGPTAMNTVPLRLLLVRTPEARARLAAKMAPGNAERVLAAPLTIVAAADPEFHEHLTTLVPHLPGAREMFAGDAAKRDAMARTSALIQVGYLIVSLRAAGLHAGPMGGMDAAGIDAEFFAENGWKSLLVINVGTPSGPDAARPRAPRLEFGQVALSA comes from the coding sequence ATGAGCCTCGATACCGTGATCGCCCCCGACCCCGCCGACCTGTCCGAGGTCACCCGCGCGCCGGGCGAGCTCGCGGTCAGCCCCGAGGTCGCCGACCTGCTCTTCCTGGACGCGCACTCGGTGAACACGTTCACCGACACGGCGGTGCCCGACGAGCTGGTGCACGCCGCGTACGACCTGCTGCGCTGGGGCCCGACCGCGATGAACACCGTGCCGCTGCGCCTGCTCCTGGTGCGCACCCCCGAGGCCCGCGCGCGCCTGGCCGCGAAGATGGCGCCCGGCAACGCCGAGCGCGTGCTCGCCGCCCCGCTGACGATCGTCGCCGCGGCCGACCCGGAGTTCCACGAGCACCTCACCACCCTCGTCCCGCACCTGCCCGGCGCGCGCGAGATGTTCGCCGGCGACGCCGCCAAGCGCGACGCCATGGCCCGTACCTCGGCGCTGATCCAGGTCGGCTACCTCATCGTCTCGCTGCGGGCCGCAGGCCTGCACGCCGGCCCCATGGGCGGCATGGACGCGGCGGGGATCGACGCGGAGTTCTTCGCCGAGAACGGCTGGAAGTCGCTGCTCGTGATCAACGTCGGCACCCCGTCCGGCCCGGACGCCGCGCGCCCGCGCGCGCCCCGCCTCGAGTTCGGCCAGGTCGCGCTCAGCGCGTAG
- the tsaD gene encoding tRNA (adenosine(37)-N6)-threonylcarbamoyltransferase complex transferase subunit TsaD, which yields MSAPLVLGIESSCDETGVALVRGGELLVDAVASSMDEHARYGGIIPEVASRAHLEAMVPTIERALAEADVDLGQVDAIAVTAGPGLVGPLTIGAAAAKALSIGLGVPLYGVNHVIGHAAVDELVHGPFPERVMALVVSGGHSSLLLVDDIVTGVTELGSTLDDAAGEAFDKVGRLLGLPYPGGPHIDRLAREGDPTAIRFPRGLTAAKDQAKHAYDFSFSGLKTSVARWVETREDAGQAVPVADVAASFAAAVADVLTAKTIAACRRHGIDTLVVGGGFSANSQLRELAALRCAEAGIELRIPPIKFCTDNGAMIAALGAAAVRRGIAPSDLSLPVDSSMPLTRTTA from the coding sequence ATGTCCGCCCCCCTCGTCCTCGGCATCGAGTCGTCCTGCGACGAGACGGGCGTCGCGCTCGTGCGCGGCGGCGAGCTGCTGGTCGACGCCGTCGCGAGCTCGATGGACGAGCACGCCCGATACGGCGGCATCATCCCCGAGGTCGCCTCCCGCGCCCACCTCGAGGCGATGGTGCCCACCATCGAGCGCGCGCTCGCGGAGGCCGACGTCGACCTCGGCCAGGTCGACGCGATCGCCGTCACCGCCGGCCCCGGGCTGGTCGGGCCGCTCACGATCGGCGCGGCGGCGGCCAAGGCGCTGTCGATCGGCCTCGGCGTGCCGCTGTACGGCGTCAACCACGTGATCGGCCACGCCGCGGTCGACGAGCTCGTGCACGGGCCGTTCCCCGAGCGGGTCATGGCCCTGGTCGTCTCGGGCGGGCACTCCTCGCTGCTGCTGGTCGACGACATCGTCACCGGCGTGACCGAGCTCGGCTCGACGCTCGACGACGCGGCGGGCGAGGCGTTCGACAAGGTCGGCCGCCTGCTCGGGCTGCCCTACCCCGGGGGGCCGCACATCGACCGCCTCGCGCGCGAGGGCGACCCGACCGCGATCCGCTTCCCGCGCGGCCTGACCGCCGCGAAGGACCAGGCCAAGCACGCCTACGACTTCTCGTTCTCGGGCCTGAAGACCTCGGTCGCGCGCTGGGTCGAGACGCGCGAGGACGCGGGCCAGGCCGTCCCGGTCGCCGACGTCGCGGCGTCGTTCGCGGCGGCCGTCGCCGACGTGCTCACGGCCAAGACGATCGCGGCGTGCCGCCGGCACGGGATCGACACGCTCGTGGTCGGCGGCGGCTTCTCGGCCAACTCGCAGCTGCGCGAGCTCGCGGCGCTGCGCTGCGCCGAGGCCGGCATCGAGCTGCGGATCCCGCCGATCAAGTTCTGCACCGACAACGGCGCGATGATCGCGGCGCTGGGCGCGGCGGCCGTGCGACGCGGCATCGCTCCCTCCGACCTGTCGCTCCCGGTCGACTCCTCGATGCCCCTGACCCGCACGACGGCCTGA
- the groES gene encoding co-chaperone GroES, whose product MSVSIKPLEDRIVVKALEAETTTASGLVIPDSAKEKPQEGEVLSVGPGRIDDNGNRVPLDVAIGDKVIYSKYGGTEVKYDGEEYLILSARDILAIVVK is encoded by the coding sequence GTGTCGGTCTCCATCAAGCCGCTCGAGGATCGCATCGTTGTCAAGGCGCTCGAAGCCGAGACGACGACGGCGTCCGGGCTGGTCATCCCGGACAGCGCCAAGGAGAAGCCCCAGGAGGGCGAGGTCCTGTCCGTAGGCCCCGGCCGCATCGACGACAACGGCAACCGCGTCCCGCTGGACGTTGCCATCGGCGACAAGGTCATCTACAGCAAGTACGGCGGCACCGAGGTCAAGTACGACGGCGAGGAGTACCTCATCCTCTCCGCTCGCGACATCCTCGCGATCGTCGTGAAGTAG
- a CDS encoding MerR family transcriptional regulator yields the protein MMTAEHVAGGPAGAVAAAEPSAGPSADPEPRVTGAPGGEPALAVAAVARRLGVAPSTLRTWDRRYGLGPSEHSAGSHRRYSTDDVARLLVMRQLTLQGVAPADAARAARQTDQAQRRGVGEGTQPGTRGADELATPALLVETAMRADELGCRRLLASVTATVETWWTDLVQPARAGLAARTVLAHAGEDAEWVLDSAALAVLRTRPRPRAAPATVGERVVLLHAAPRERRPLALHALAAALADRGVDARVVTGPVESDRMLELVAMTHPVAVGVISEQADPDLAIVGELSAAWPDLPLFVGYAPGRGAGGITFGQTVRLERSFLGLFHEILAVIG from the coding sequence ATGATGACCGCCGAGCATGTCGCCGGCGGCCCCGCCGGGGCCGTCGCAGCCGCCGAGCCGTCCGCCGGGCCGTCCGCCGACCCGGAGCCGCGCGTGACCGGTGCGCCGGGAGGCGAGCCCGCGCTCGCGGTCGCCGCGGTCGCCCGCCGGCTCGGCGTCGCGCCGTCGACGTTGCGAACCTGGGACCGCCGGTACGGGCTCGGCCCGTCCGAGCACTCGGCGGGGTCGCACCGGCGCTACTCGACCGATGACGTCGCGCGCCTGCTCGTCATGCGCCAGCTCACCCTCCAGGGGGTCGCGCCCGCGGACGCGGCCCGCGCGGCCCGCCAGACGGACCAGGCGCAGCGCCGGGGGGTCGGGGAGGGAACCCAGCCCGGGACGCGCGGCGCCGACGAGCTCGCGACGCCCGCGTTGCTGGTGGAGACCGCGATGCGGGCCGACGAGCTCGGCTGCCGCCGCCTGCTCGCGTCCGTGACCGCCACCGTCGAGACCTGGTGGACCGATCTCGTCCAGCCGGCGCGGGCGGGCCTCGCGGCGCGCACCGTGCTCGCCCACGCCGGTGAGGATGCCGAGTGGGTGCTCGACTCGGCCGCGCTGGCGGTGCTGCGGACCCGGCCGCGCCCGCGCGCCGCGCCGGCCACGGTCGGCGAGCGCGTGGTGCTGCTGCACGCCGCGCCCCGCGAACGGCGCCCGCTGGCGCTGCATGCGCTCGCGGCGGCGCTCGCCGACCGGGGCGTGGACGCGCGGGTCGTGACCGGCCCAGTGGAGAGCGACCGCATGCTCGAGCTCGTCGCGATGACCCACCCGGTCGCGGTCGGGGTGATCTCCGAGCAGGCCGACCCAGACCTGGCCATCGTCGGCGAGCTGAGCGCGGCCTGGCCCGATCTGCCGCTGTTCGTCGGGTACGCACCGGGGCGCGGCGCCGGCGGGATAACGTTCGGGCAGACGGTTCGCCTCGAGCGCAGCTTCCTCGGCCTGTTCCACGAGATTCTCGCGGTGATCGGCTGA
- a CDS encoding THUMP-like domain-containing protein has protein sequence MDAAGLAKLLSPHGWALLSALPPYDETRTMAISDRLRREGIDADLIAAALTQSRLRAKAHAKFDSFADGMLFTPAGLEQATRLTVAAHHARRYVAAGVTRVADLTCGIGADSMAFAGVGLTVLAADTDELTAALATVNLRHFPEAVVRHTDGLTLDLEAEGVDGLYADPARRASTGKRLFDPGAYSPPLDSVLALADRVPALGVKIGPGVPHAGLPAAAETQWVSVDGDVVEAGLWFGPLAPDGPGLTALVLRGQSARVVRDELGGAAPDVGPVGAYLYEPDGAVIRAGLVAQIAAEVGGRLIDKTIAYITSDALHASDAATGYRVLDTLPFGLKRLRTYLRERDVGRLTIKKRGTAVLPEELRGRLDLRGHQEATIVLTRVAGAQHVLVVEPL, from the coding sequence ATGGATGCCGCGGGTCTTGCCAAGTTGCTCAGCCCACACGGCTGGGCACTGCTGTCGGCCCTGCCGCCGTACGACGAGACCCGGACGATGGCGATCTCCGACCGCCTGCGACGCGAGGGCATCGACGCCGATCTCATCGCCGCCGCCCTCACCCAGTCGCGCCTGCGCGCGAAGGCGCACGCCAAGTTCGACTCGTTCGCCGACGGCATGCTGTTCACCCCGGCGGGCCTCGAGCAGGCCACCCGGCTGACGGTCGCCGCGCACCACGCGCGCCGGTACGTCGCGGCCGGGGTGACGCGCGTCGCGGACCTGACCTGCGGCATCGGCGCCGATTCGATGGCGTTCGCCGGGGTCGGCCTGACGGTGCTGGCCGCCGACACCGACGAGCTCACTGCGGCGCTCGCGACCGTCAACCTGCGCCACTTCCCCGAGGCCGTCGTCCGGCACACCGACGGGCTGACCCTTGACCTCGAGGCCGAGGGCGTCGACGGCCTGTACGCCGACCCCGCCCGGCGCGCGTCGACGGGCAAGCGGCTGTTCGACCCGGGTGCCTATTCCCCTCCCCTGGACTCGGTGCTCGCGCTGGCCGACCGGGTCCCCGCGCTGGGCGTCAAGATCGGCCCCGGGGTCCCGCACGCCGGCCTGCCCGCGGCGGCCGAGACGCAGTGGGTCTCGGTGGACGGCGACGTCGTCGAGGCCGGCCTGTGGTTCGGGCCGCTCGCGCCGGACGGGCCCGGCCTGACGGCGCTCGTGCTGCGGGGCCAGTCCGCCCGCGTGGTGCGCGACGAGCTCGGCGGCGCGGCGCCCGACGTCGGCCCCGTCGGCGCCTACCTGTACGAGCCCGACGGCGCGGTCATCCGCGCGGGCCTCGTCGCGCAGATCGCGGCCGAGGTGGGCGGCCGGCTCATCGACAAGACGATCGCCTACATCACGTCCGACGCGCTGCACGCGAGCGATGCCGCGACGGGGTACCGCGTGCTCGATACGCTTCCGTTCGGACTCAAGCGCCTGCGCACCTACCTGCGCGAGCGCGACGTCGGCCGCCTGACCATCAAGAAGCGCGGCACCGCCGTGCTGCCGGAGGAGCTGCGCGGGCGGCTCGACCTGCGCGGCCATCAGGAGGCGACCATCGTGCTCACCCGCGTTGCCGGCGCCCAGCACGTCCTCGTCGTGGAGCCGCTGTGA
- the rimI gene encoding ribosomal protein S18-alanine N-acetyltransferase — protein sequence MSAPWAPGSPAGSTPASPGGSTPASPGGPPAPPLAGPPAEVALRPLALADLSALVRLERSLFGPAAWSAAMLAEELAGPGRWYVGADVPAPAQTPGRVLAGYAGLWFDGDDAQVMTIGVAQAQQGRGIGALLLDALMRRARELAADAVLLEVRVDNVPALALYDRFGFVRLGRRRGYYQPENVDAWTMRRALDSEEAPP from the coding sequence GTGAGCGCGCCCTGGGCGCCGGGATCGCCGGCCGGATCGACGCCCGCATCGCCGGGCGGATCGACGCCCGCATCGCCGGGCGGCCCGCCGGCGCCGCCGCTCGCCGGTCCGCCGGCCGAGGTCGCCCTGCGACCCCTCGCGCTCGCGGACCTGTCGGCTCTCGTCCGCCTCGAGCGGTCGCTGTTCGGCCCCGCCGCGTGGTCGGCCGCCATGCTGGCCGAGGAGCTCGCCGGGCCCGGGCGCTGGTACGTCGGCGCCGACGTCCCGGCCCCCGCGCAGACGCCAGGGCGCGTCCTGGCCGGCTACGCCGGGCTCTGGTTCGACGGCGACGACGCCCAGGTCATGACGATCGGGGTTGCGCAGGCGCAGCAGGGCCGGGGGATCGGGGCGCTGCTGCTCGACGCGCTCATGCGGCGCGCCCGCGAGCTCGCGGCCGACGCGGTGCTGCTCGAGGTGCGGGTCGACAACGTGCCCGCGCTCGCGCTGTACGACCGGTTCGGCTTCGTGCGGCTCGGCCGCCGACGCGGCTACTACCAGCCCGAGAACGTGGACGCGTGGACGATGCGCCGCGCGCTGGACAGCGAGGAGGCACCGCCATGA
- a CDS encoding sulfurtransferase, whose protein sequence is MTPAPTFDAGPDVDPDASPDAAPDRARERVLIEPAELARWLAVGEPVVLLDVRWALGRTDGLTEHAAGHVPGAVFVDLDAELAAPPSAAAGRHPLPPIEDLQAAARRWGVRAGVPVVAYDAAGGTSAARAWWLLRWAGVPDVRLLDGGLAAWVASGGSLQTGRVEHRPGDVTLAPGALRTLGPDEAAALAADDDAGVLLDARAGERYRGEAEPIDPRAGHIPGAVSAPTAGNLDGAGRFLPAPELRERFAALRAAAGAGDVAVYCGSGVTAAHEVAALASIGVEAALYPGSWSQWSADPTRDVVVGPDPR, encoded by the coding sequence ATGACCCCAGCCCCGACCTTCGACGCGGGCCCGGACGTCGATCCCGACGCCAGCCCCGACGCGGCCCCGGACCGGGCCCGCGAGCGCGTCCTGATCGAGCCCGCCGAGCTCGCCCGCTGGCTCGCCGTCGGGGAGCCCGTGGTGCTCCTGGACGTGCGGTGGGCGCTCGGGCGCACCGACGGCCTGACCGAGCACGCGGCCGGGCACGTGCCGGGGGCGGTCTTCGTGGACCTGGACGCCGAGCTCGCCGCGCCGCCGAGCGCCGCGGCGGGGCGCCACCCGCTCCCGCCCATCGAGGACCTGCAGGCCGCCGCGCGGCGCTGGGGCGTGCGCGCCGGCGTCCCCGTCGTCGCCTACGACGCCGCCGGCGGCACCTCGGCCGCGCGGGCGTGGTGGCTGCTGCGCTGGGCCGGGGTGCCCGACGTCCGGCTGCTCGACGGCGGCCTCGCCGCCTGGGTCGCCTCCGGCGGCAGCCTGCAGACCGGGCGCGTCGAGCACCGACCGGGCGACGTGACGCTTGCCCCGGGCGCGCTGCGCACCCTCGGCCCCGACGAGGCCGCCGCGCTCGCCGCCGACGACGACGCGGGAGTCCTGCTCGACGCCCGCGCCGGCGAGCGGTACCGGGGCGAGGCGGAGCCCATCGACCCGCGCGCGGGACACATACCCGGCGCCGTGTCGGCGCCGACGGCGGGCAACCTCGACGGCGCGGGCCGGTTCCTGCCCGCGCCGGAGCTGCGCGAGCGGTTCGCCGCGCTGCGCGCCGCCGCCGGCGCGGGGGACGTCGCCGTGTACTGCGGGTCCGGCGTGACCGCGGCGCACGAGGTCGCGGCGCTCGCGTCGATCGGCGTCGAGGCCGCGCTGTACCCCGGCTCGTGGTCGCAGTGGAGCGCGGACCCGACCCGCGACGTCGTCGTCGGGCCGGATCCGCGCTGA
- a CDS encoding response regulator transcription factor — translation MTGVVVCHGSPVVRERLVAAAQGVPTLTPVRSAASGEELLLLARRHPPTVVLLDAHLPGTGPVEAIRRLRLMNIGAVIVMLAQPGDEIALDRAITLGARGFLAPDVGRAELAAVAAHVLSTPLPAQPGRSLRSGGVAAAAQSESSLRVTAEGLPPLAELTKRELEVLGGMSHGRSNAQIGADLFLSEDTVKTHARRLFRKLGASDRAQAVAIGLRRGLID, via the coding sequence ATGACGGGTGTCGTGGTGTGCCACGGCTCGCCGGTTGTGCGCGAGCGGCTTGTGGCGGCGGCGCAGGGTGTTCCCACCCTGACCCCGGTGCGGTCCGCCGCCTCGGGCGAGGAGCTGCTCCTGCTTGCGCGCCGGCATCCGCCGACGGTGGTGCTGCTCGACGCGCACCTGCCGGGCACCGGCCCCGTCGAGGCGATCCGACGCCTGCGTCTGATGAACATCGGCGCGGTCATCGTGATGCTTGCCCAGCCCGGGGACGAGATCGCGCTCGACCGCGCGATCACGCTCGGCGCGCGCGGCTTCCTCGCGCCCGACGTCGGCCGGGCCGAGCTCGCCGCCGTCGCCGCGCACGTGCTGTCGACGCCGCTGCCGGCGCAGCCGGGCCGGTCTCTGCGGTCCGGGGGCGTCGCCGCCGCGGCGCAGAGCGAGTCGAGCCTGCGCGTGACCGCCGAGGGCCTGCCGCCGCTCGCCGAACTGACCAAGCGCGAGCTCGAGGTGCTCGGCGGCATGAGTCACGGGCGGTCCAACGCGCAGATCGGCGCGGACCTGTTCCTGTCGGAGGACACCGTCAAGACCCACGCCCGCCGGCTGTTCCGCAAGCTCGGGGCGTCGGACCGGGCGCAGGCCGTCGCGATCGGGCTCCGGCGCGGCCTGATCGACTGA
- the tsaB gene encoding tRNA (adenosine(37)-N6)-threonylcarbamoyltransferase complex dimerization subunit type 1 TsaB — MPVLALDTSAAVAVTLLADDGAVLAARVVHEERRHSEQLAPMIADVLAATGTDRSALTAIVVGTGPAPFTGLRVGLVTARTLGLALGIPVLGVCSLDAIAARAAQDQALAPGAEVLALTDARRREVYWARYRVVAAGPGLELVAGPGVQSAAQLVADGLAAGAVVVVGPGAGLYPELPATAGGEPAACDPAILARLALDRAARGEALPTEPLYLRRPDVMPPAERKRALG, encoded by the coding sequence GTGCCCGTCCTCGCCCTCGACACGTCCGCCGCGGTCGCGGTCACCCTGCTCGCCGACGACGGTGCCGTCCTCGCCGCCCGGGTCGTGCACGAGGAGCGCCGGCACTCCGAGCAGCTCGCGCCGATGATCGCCGACGTGCTCGCCGCCACCGGCACGGATCGGTCCGCGCTCACCGCGATCGTGGTCGGTACCGGCCCCGCTCCGTTCACGGGCTTGCGGGTCGGGCTCGTCACCGCCCGCACCCTCGGCCTCGCGCTCGGCATCCCCGTGCTCGGCGTATGTAGCCTCGACGCCATCGCCGCCCGGGCGGCCCAGGACCAGGCGCTCGCCCCCGGCGCCGAGGTGCTGGCGCTGACCGACGCGCGCCGTCGCGAGGTGTACTGGGCCCGGTACCGCGTCGTCGCCGCCGGCCCGGGCCTCGAGCTCGTCGCGGGCCCGGGCGTGCAGAGCGCGGCGCAGCTCGTCGCCGACGGGCTGGCGGCCGGCGCCGTCGTCGTCGTCGGCCCGGGCGCTGGGCTGTACCCGGAGCTGCCGGCGACGGCCGGCGGCGAGCCCGCGGCCTGCGACCCCGCGATCCTGGCGCGCCTCGCGCTCGACCGGGCGGCGCGCGGCGAGGCGCTGCCCACCGAGCCGCTGTACCTGCGCCGACCCGACGTCATGCCGCCCGCCGAGCGCAAGCGCGCGCTCGGGTGA
- a CDS encoding WhiB family transcriptional regulator — MTEISRLPGPVMDLWEWQFDGACRDEDETLFFHPEGERGSARRRRAEAAKAICAGCPVITQCREQSLTVREPYGVWGGLSEDERSAVLARPAKQAI; from the coding sequence ATGACAGAGATCTCGCGGTTGCCCGGTCCAGTGATGGACCTGTGGGAGTGGCAGTTCGACGGCGCCTGCCGCGACGAGGACGAGACGCTCTTCTTCCACCCCGAGGGTGAGCGAGGGTCCGCCCGGCGCCGGCGTGCCGAGGCCGCCAAGGCGATCTGCGCGGGGTGCCCCGTGATCACGCAGTGCCGCGAGCAGTCGCTGACGGTGCGCGAGCCGTACGGCGTCTGGGGCGGCCTCTCCGAGGACGAGCGCTCGGCGGTGCTCGCCCGGCCCGCCAAGCAGGCGATCTAG